Proteins encoded together in one Triticum dicoccoides isolate Atlit2015 ecotype Zavitan chromosome 7B, WEW_v2.0, whole genome shotgun sequence window:
- the LOC119337583 gene encoding GDSL esterase/lipase At5g45910-like: MARARRGGVGWRAVLAAALWLLLVAAEAGKYNAVFNFGDSLVDAGNLVTEGIPDYLATARPPYGQSYFGHPTGRCSDGRLVIDFIAQEFGLPLLPPSKAKNASFAQGANFAITGATALDTEFFEKRGLGKSVWNSGSLFTQIQWLRDLKPSFCNSTQECKDFFAKSLFVVGELGGNDYNAPLFAGKDLREAYNLMPHVVQGISDGVEQLIAEGAKDLIVPGVMPSGCFPVYLSMYVDPKEGYGQRSGCLKRFNTFSWVHNAMLKGALEKLRAKHPGVRIVYGDYFTPVIQFLLQPEKFGFHKQPPRACCGAAGKGPYNFNLTAKCGEPGATACADPKTHWSWDGIHLTEAAYGHIAKGWLHGEFADQPIIQSS; this comes from the exons ATGGCGAGGGCGAGGCGGGGAGGCGTGGGCTGGAGGGCGGTTCTTGCGGCGGCGCTGTGGCTTCTTCTTGTGGCGGCGGAGGCCGGGAAGTACAACGCGGTGTTCAATTTTGGGGACTCCCTGGTGGACGCCGGCAACCTGGTGACCGAGGGCATCCCGGACTACCTCGCCACGGCGCGGCCGCCCTACGGCCAGTCCTACTTCGGGCACCCCACCGGCCGCTGCTCCGACGGCCGCCTCGTCATCGATTTCATCG CGCAAGAGTTCGGGCTGCCGCTGCTGCCCCCGTCCAAGGCCAAGAACGCCAGCTTCGCGCAGGGCGCCAACTTCGCCATCACCGGCGCCACGGCGCTCGACACCGAGTTCTTCGAGAAGCGGGGCCTCGGAAAGAGCGTCTGGAACTCCGGGTCACTCTTCACCCAAATCCAGTGGCTACGCGACCTCAAGCCCTCCTTTTGTAACTCCACCCAAG AATGCAAGGATTTCTTTGCCAAGTCCCTGTTCGTCGTTGGCGAATTGGGCGGAAATGACTACAACGCGCCACTCTTTGCCGGGAAGGATCTCAGGGAGGCCTACAACTTGATGCCTCATGTCGTTCAGGGCATCTCAGATGGCGTCGAG CAATTGATTGCTGAGGGGGCAAAGGATTTGATTGTGCCTGGAGTGATGCCATCTGGGTGCTTTCCAGTGTACCTGAGCATGTATGTTGATCCTAAAGAGGGGTACGGTCAGCGTAGCGGCTGCCTCAAGCGATTCAACACGTTTTCATGGGTGCACAACGCGATGCTCAAGGGTGCGCTGGAGAAGCTTCGTGCCAAGCACCCTGGCGTGAGGATCGTATATGGGGATTACTTTACACCAGTTATCCAGTTCTTGCTTCAGCCTGAAAAGTTTG GATTTCACAAGCAGCCGCCTAGAGCATGCTGCGGCGCTGCCGGGAAGGGCCCTTACAACTTCAATCTGACAGCAAAGTGCGGCGAGCCTGGTGCTACGGCGTGTGCTGATCCGAAGACACATTGGAGCTGGGACGGCATTCACTTGACTGAGGCCGCATATGGGCACATTGCCAAAGGTTGGTTGCATGGCGAATTCGCGGATCAACCTATCATACAGTCTTCCTGA